From Acinonyx jubatus isolate Ajub_Pintada_27869175 chromosome F2, VMU_Ajub_asm_v1.0, whole genome shotgun sequence, the proteins below share one genomic window:
- the SLC25A32 gene encoding mitochondrial folate transporter/carrier isoform X2, which produces MVSEKIGNLPISEKSLRRPVWPRLTVSDGLELRPKYKGIVHCLTTIWKLDGLRGLYQGVTPNVWGAGLSWGLYFFFYNAIKSYKTEGRADRLEATEYLVSAAEAGAMTLCITNPLWVTKTRLMLQYNGVVNSSQRQYKGMFDTLLKIYKYEGVRGLYKGFIPGLFGTSHGALQFMAYELLKLKYNQHINRLPEAQLSTVEYISVAALSKIFAVAATYPYQVVRARLQDQHMFYKGVLDVITKTWRKEGIGGFYKGIAPNLIRVTPACCITFVVYENVSHFLLDLREEKKVS; this is translated from the exons TGAGTGATGGATTGGAACTGAGAccaaaatataaaggaattgTGCATTGCTTGACTACCATTTGGAAACTTGATGGACTACGGGGACTTTACCAAGGAGTAACCCCAAATGTGTGGGGTGCAGGTTTATCCTGGGGACTCTACTTTTTCTT TTACAATGCCATCAAATCATACAAGACAGAAGGAAGAGCTGATCGTTTAGAGGCAACAGAATACCTCGTCTCGGCTGCTGAAGCTG GAGCCATGACCCTCTGCATTACAAACCCATTATGGGTAACAAAAACTCGCCTTATGTTACAGTACAATGGTGTTGTTAACTCCTCACAACGACAATATAAAGGAATGTTTGATACACTTCTGAAAATATATAAGTATGAAGGTGTGCGAGGATTGTATAAG ggatttattcctgggctgtttGGAACATCACATGGTGCCCTTCAATTTATGGCATATGAATTGTTGAAGTTGAAATACAACCAGCATATCAATAGATTACCAGAAGCCCAGTTG AGCACAGTAGAATATATATCTGTTGCAGCACTATCGAAAATATTTGCTGTGGCGGCAACATACCCATATCAAGTTGTGAGAGCTCGTCTTCAGGATCAACACATGTTTTACAAGGGCGTGTTGGATGTAATCACAAAGACATGGAG gaaagaaggcaTCGGTGGATTTTACAAAGGAATTGCCCCCAATTTGATTAGAGTGACCCCAGCCTGCTGTATTACTTTTGTGGTATATGAAAATGTCTCACATTTTCTACTTGacctcagagaggaaaaaaaagtaagctaG